A part of Triplophysa dalaica isolate WHDGS20190420 chromosome 17, ASM1584641v1, whole genome shotgun sequence genomic DNA contains:
- the tnrc6ba gene encoding trinucleotide repeat-containing gene 6B protein: protein MEDKKRKKEDKRKRETSQKVVEQKNKVPELTKPPSAQSPATTISASPSPGPVPSSSPSAATPAAGALPQGGNNAKRPAVANGQPSPGTQNSQRYMPREVPPRFRCQQDHKVLLKRGQPPLSSMLLGGGNSGGDSPNETVASASESSQGPVGPASPSLPHSSSSSSIAASTSNYANSMWGASSGSQPLSQGREKVIVDRSDLEEWPSIAAGDGSKLGDTAGTGCADGSGNLNCSASWGERHLQQQAKVVGGGNGGRKGVNSGSSSPPTSSSSPNECMQSGSVWASSSNELTGGNAVAAGSLPPISKAAPLAGNSDGSLGVSCGIPGANFNPNANPSAWPALVQDGAGAVATEGGSSSLQSSSLSASNPLSVNQASHQHQLHQMQSRDREPSCGEWGDTTLEPGAGPKNTGVAEGVDMDSGSTGGGDGSASSTSSTSSSLWRIPPFPANSKTGASRTESWEDGAGESSVSAEGGNAWGVTGQDERSNLTGASAWGTGSGSQTSGVSQGAWGGDHTLVGDWGASSAVGAVSNQGRKAASSSNSSSSGGSVGNPITSSSTPSTMTRAWDNQKGVGDVGAGDSKEWGGQGSRGGGGGTSSSSGGGNSRSGNQRHHCSLQPPNPEVALQNLLSRSDLDPRVLSNTGWGQTQIRQNVAWTMETGGPAAAPGVANSSSAMNAPGHTQSYSGSPGPSTTTDPAPSSLFQGAPLNANLNSNSIHGPPAVSPGEVWDNSSSSSLHTRGPPLPYGVNTQNPGVLQSGGGGSNSPGGQGKPSGGWGASEGHGKGWDSDGHERREHRGGSVSGGWGETQGTPASGWGDSQEKKGTGGRKEMGRGDASNWGQRKSSDWGENEPKSGSGGWGDGKGSGGTSGDPDVGTWGNWDEGAPRGAWGAGGSRVGGDMGSKSQQGWSGKMLPPQMPNSQSASQKGPAQQQQQQSQTQQCQSMDTGAMQGSWGNRGGPSAQTQSSGWTSGPIQQLSSGPSDNLETSGWEEPSPQSISRKMEIDDGTSAWGDPSNYNHKSVNLWDKNNTPSSQAQSASPQQGPPSLQQQPPGRMPTGLGNRDINLTHSSSKGAGIAPAGWGSSGSPSSPSVDNGTTAWTKTTEVPTGWGDPEDTGKASGWRDSSPNPVKSGSKSMQEGWGEGEGSVSASPRHSSWEEDDESSVMWNSTGSQSSSSSYNSGGWGPKKGNKGSIKGSGDSWMNPMTRQFSNMGILGEDPSGRSLDLAPGPPQDKKMEGEKRGMGLSEYNGDMRKGGRGGGAGAVFRPPGSKEVGACEPGPYYEKGGDQLFGSGGGMAQSRHQPGVLPINPSVRAQVPHQFLSPQAQNVPGPVLKPPPSGGVGGGIFPPQLSPQHIAMLSSIYPPHIQFQLACQLLLQPQQQQQQQQQQQLLQNQRKFPPNIRQQPDPQQLARIMAVLQQQRQQQGGSAGATSKLSPSHLGGPKMPMSDPLTHPGLAGSVAELHQKTQSTYSGFGPGVSLSGLELGPMVGGPGGLKDTGGQQSRFKRMMEVHSQAPSPPESTLHKNGPIAAPLKMSGSSPYSQYELLGGEGLGVPSQGPSDHWHRSPGNKMGTKTGTSSWPPEFQPGVPWKGIPSVDPESDPYMTPGSMLSSSMSSLNDTEHQLLRDNTESNPTLNTLLPSPGAWPYSASESPLNNAHNQAKDYKPSWPPEPIGHNKPWKTNRNSSHLPRPPPGLTHHKQPSASPWAAGGPRLGRGWGGSGGSQETRFGPGSAWSDGGASRGSCWLVLSNLTPQIDGSTLRTICMQHGPLLTFHLGLTQGSALIRYSTRQEAAKAQSALHMCVLGNTTILAEFVSEEEVARYFAHSQAAAAGSNSGAGAAISGPAVMAGSSGAGAVGTISVGGGERERAGSSTAGINSSGGTGPSTWQNLDGSGSFPDPASAQGAGISIFAPWSSNSVGGNAGVDPGRAGLWGGGIQNAGYTNNSLWGSPAMDDRHQMSSPAALLPGDLLGGGADSI from the exons TGCCACCACCATCTCAGCTTCCCCCAGCCCTGGCCCCGTCCCCTCTTCAAGCCCATCCGCTGCCACCCCGGCTGCTGGCGCCCTCCCTCAGGGTGGGAACAATGCTAAGCGGCCGGCGGTGGCCAACGGACAGCCCTCCCCCGGCACCCAGAATTCTCAGCGCTACATGCCTCGTGAAGTGCCCCCTCGATTCCGTTGCCAGCAGGACCATAAAGTGCTACTGAAGAGGGGCCAGCCACCACTGTCCTCCATGCTGCTGGGGGGAGGCAACAGCGGGGGAGATAGCCCCAATGAAACAGTGGCGTCTGCCTCAG agtcAAGCCAAGGCCCTGTGGGTCCAGCTTCTCCCTCACTGCCCCAttcatcatcctcctcatcaATCGCTGCTTCTACTTCAAATTATGCAAATTCCATGTGGGGGGCCAGCTCTGGCAGCCAGCCCCTCTCTCAGGGCAGAGAAAAGGTGATAGTGGACCGGTCAGACCTGGAGGAATGGCCCAGTATTGCTGCTGGAGATGGTTCAAAGCTGGGGGATACAGCAGGTACCGGATGTGCAGATGGTAGCGGGAATCTGAACTGCAGCGCCTCATGGGGTGAGAGGCATCTTCAGCAGCAAGCTAAAGTTGTGGGAGGAGGGAATGGAGGCAGGAAAGGAGTCAATTCCGGCAGCTCCTCCCCACCCACATCCTCCAGTTCACCTAATGAATGTATGCAGTCTGGTAGTGTTTGGGCTTCATCCTCCAATGAACTCACAGGGGGAAATGCAGTAGCAGCAGGCTCATTGCCCCCCATATCCAAAGCTGCCCCTCTTGCAGGGAACTCTGATGGGTCCCTTGGTGTCAGCTGTGGGATTCCAGGTGCCAATTTTAATCCTAATGCCAATCCCTCTGCTTGGCCAGCCCTGGTACAGGATGGGGCTGGGGCAGTTGCAACAGAGGGAGGCTCCTCTTCCCTCCAAAGTTCATCTTTGTCTGCCAGCAACCCTCTTTCTGTGAATCAAGCCTCTCATCAGCACCAACTTCACCAAATGCAATCCAGAGACAGAGAGCCATCTTGTGGAGAGTGGGGTGACACAACACTGGAACCAGGAGCAGGACCAAAAAACACAGGAGTGGCAGAGGGGGTTGATATGGACTCTGGTAGCACAGGTGGAGGGGATGGCTCTGCTTCCTCAACCTCCTCCACCAGCTCATCATTGTGGAGAATTCCGCCTTTCCCTGCAAACTCCAAAACGGGTGCCTCAAGGACTGAATCTTGGGAGGATGGAGCAGGGGAAAGCTCCGTATCTGCTGAAGGGGGAAATGCGTGGGGTGTCACTGGCCAGGACGAACGGAGCAACTTGACTGGGGCAAGTGCATGGGGAACAGGCAGTGGGAGTCAGACTTCCGGGGTATCTCAGGGAGCATGGGGAGGGGACCACACATTGGTTGGGGACTGGGGGGCTTCGAGTGCAGTTGGAGCTGTCAGTAATCAAGGTAGGAAAGCTGCATCAAGCAGTAACAGCAGCAGCAGTGGAGGAAGTGTTGGCAACCCGATAACTTCCTCCTCCACACCATCAACTATGACAAGGGCTTGGGACAATCAGAAAGGAGTTGGAGATGTAGGAGCAGGTGACTCAAAAGAATGGGGAGGCCAGGGTagcagaggaggaggaggaggtaCCTCATCCTCCAGTGGTGGAGGAAACTCTAGAAGTGGTAATCAGCGCCACCACTGCTCTCTTCAGCCTCCCAACCCTGAAGTGGCCTTACAGAATCTGCTTAGCCGGTCTGACCTGGATCCCAGAGTGCTATCCAACACTGGCTGGGGTCAGACCCAAATCCGTCAGAATGTGGCATGGACTATGGAGACAGGAGGACCTGCAGCAGCACCAGGAGTGGCCAATTCCTCTTCTGCAATGAATGCACCTGGCCACACTCAATCATACTCTGGTTCGCCTGGTCCATCTACTACTACTGATCCAGCACCTTCTTCTCTGTTCCAAGGTGCACCTTTGAATGCCAACTTGAACTCAAACTCCATCCATGGACCACCAGCTGTCTCACCTGGTGAAGTCTGGGACAACAGCAGTAGCAGCTCTTTGCACACCCGAGGCCCTCCCCTACCTTATGGCGTCAATACCCAAAACCCTGGCGTCTTACAGTCTGGAGGTGGAGGCAGTAATTCACCTGGTGGGCAGGGCAAGCCATCTGGAGGCTGGGGAGCTTCAGAAGGCCATGGGAAAGGTTGGGACAGCGATGGACATGAGCGGCGAGAACACAGAGGAGGGAGTGTGTCTGGCGGGTGGGGAGAAACACAGGGTACTCCAGCAAGTGGTTGGGGAGACAGTCAGGAGAAGAAAGGAACAGGGGGTAGAAAAGAAATGGGAAGGGGGGATGCGAGCAATTGGGGACAGAGAAAAAGTAGTGACTGGGGAGAGAATGAGCCAAAATCAGGGAGTGGTGGTTGGGGGGATGGGAAGGGTAGTGGAGGTACTAGCGGGGACCCAGATGTGGGCACATGGGGTAATTGGGATGAGGGAGCTCCTAGAGGGGCATGGGGAGCAGGAGGTTCAAGGGTGGGTGGAGACATGGGTAGCAAATCTCAACAAGGCTGGAGTGGGAAAATGCTCCCTCCGCAAATGCCAAACAGCCAATCGGCCTCACAGAAAGGCCCGGCacagcagcagcaacaacaatCACAGACCCAGCAGTGTCAGTCAATGGATACAGGGGCCATGCAAGGGAGTTGGGGAAATCGAGGGGGTCCTTCAGCCCAGACCCAAAGTTCAGGGTGGACTTCAGGGCCCATACAGCAACTTTCAAGTGGTCCTAGCGATAACTTGGAGACCAGTGGTTGGGAGGAGCCGTCTCCACAGTCCATTAGCAGGAAGATGGAGATAGATGATGGAACCTCTGCTTGGGGTGATCCCAGCAACTACAACCACAAAAGTGTCAACTTGTGGGACAAAAATAACACCCCATCCAGCCAGGCACAATCAGCGTCCCCTCAACAGGGGCCCCCATCTCTGCAACAGCAGCCGCCTGGAAGAATGCCAACAGGCCTTGGGAATAGAGACATAAATCTTACACATTCATCCAGCAAGGGGGCAGGAATAG CTCCTGCTGGATGGGGTAGTAGTGGCTCTCCTTCTAGTCCATCTGTGGACAACGGTACTACAGCTTGGACCAAGACCACAGAGGTACCCACCGGTTGGGGCGATCCTGAAGACACTGGCAAGGCGTCGGGTTGGAGAGACTCCTCCCCCAATCCAGTCAAGTCTG GTTCAAAGTCTATGCAAGAAGGTTGGGGTGAAGGAGAAGGTTCAGTCAGTGCTTCACCACGTCACTCCAGCTGGGAGGAGGATGATGAGAGCAGTGTTATGTGGAACAGCACTGGTTCCCAAAGCAGCAGCTCTTCCTATAACTCGGGAGGCTGGGGACCCAAGAAGGGCAACAAG GGCTCCATAAAGGGTTCAGGAGACTCTTGGATGAATCCAATGACAAGACAGTTCTCAAACATGGGGATTCTG GGAGAGGATCCCAGCGGTCGCTCCTTGGATCTGGCCCCCGGTCCTCCGCAGGATAAAAAGATGGAAGGAGAGAAGCGTGGCATGGGCTTGAGCGAGTACAACGGAGACATGCGTAAAGGAGGACGTGGAGGGGGCGCAGGAGCCGTCTTCCGTCCGCCTGGTTCCAAAGAGGTGGGGGCTTGTGAACCCGGGCCTTACTATGAGAAG GGGGGTGATCAGTTGTTTGGTAGCGGAGGTGGGATGGCACAGTCCAGGCATCAACCAGGGGTGCTGCCCATTAACCCATCAGTACGAGCGCAAGTGCCTCATCAGTTCCTGTCACCACAggcacaaaat GTGCCAGGCCCTGTGCTAAAGCCTCCTCCCAGTGGAGGTGTGGGGGGAGGCATCTTTCCTCCCCAGCTTTCGCCACAGCACATTGCCATGCTCAGCAGCATCTACCCCCCTCACATTCAGTTCCAGCTG GCCTGTCAGCTGCTACTGCAaccgcagcagcagcagcagcaacaacagcagcagcagctacTGCAGAACCAACGCAAGTTCCCGCCAAATATACGCCAACAGCCAGACCCCCAACAG CTTGCCAGGATTATGGCTGTTCTTCAGCAGCAGAGACAACAGCAGGGGGGAAGCGCGGGGGCCACCTCCAAACTCTCTCCTTCTCACCTTGGGGGCCCAAAGATGCCCATGTCGGACCCCCTGACACACCCCGGTTTGGCAGGCTCTGTAGCAGAGCTAcatcagaaaacacaaagcacTTATTCTG GGTTTGGACCTGGTGTGAGCCTCTCCGGTCTTGAACTCGGTCCCATGGTTGGTGGCCCTGGTGGGCTTAAGGACACTGGAGGCCAACAGTCTCGTTTTAAAAGGATGATGGAAGTGCACTCGCAGGCCCCCTCCCCTCCTGAAAGCACTCTTCATAAAAATG GTCCCATCGCTGCTCCTCTCAAAATGAGTGGTAGTTCCCCGTATTCCCAGTATGAGCTGCTGGGAGGTGAGGGTTTGGGCGTGCCTTCACAAGGGCCTTCAGATCACTGGCACAGAAGTCCTGGGAACAAAATGGGCACCAAGACTGGCACGTCCAGCTGGCCTCCAG AGTTTCAACCAGGAGTGCCTTGGAAAGGAATTCCGAGTGTGGACCCTGAATCTGATCCCTACATGACTCCTGGAAGTATGCTGAGCTCATCTATGTCAAGCCTCAATGACACAGAACACCAACTGCTAAGAGACAACACCG AATCAAATCCCACCCTCAACACCTTGCTGCCTTCACCTGGTGCCTGGCCCTACAGTGCCTCAGAGAGCCCCCTCAACAATGCACACAACCAAG CTAAGGACTACAAGCCCAGCTGGCCACCTGAGCCTATAGGACACAACAAGCCTTGGAAGACCAATCGCAACAGCTCTCATCTGCCACGCCCACCTCCTGGACTGACCCATCATAAACAGCCCTCCGCGTCTCCCTGGGCGGCAGGAGGCCCACGATTGGGTAGAGGATGGGGAGGCTCTGGAGGCAGCCAGGAAACCAGATTTGGGCCTG GATCTGCATGGAGTGATGGAGGAGCCTCTAGGGGGAGCTGCTGGCTAGTGCTAAGTAATCTTACCCCTCAG ATTGATGGCTCCACCTTGAGGACTATATGTATGCAGCACGGACCGTTGTTGACCTTTCACCTTGGTCTGACCCAAGGTAGTGCTCTGATTCGCTACAGTACTCGCCAAGAAGCAGCCAAAGCCCAGAGCGCACTTCACAT GTGTGTTTTGGGCAATACCACAATCCTGGCGGAGTTTGTAAGCGAAGAGGAAGTCGCTCGTTATTTTGCACATTCCCAGGCTGCAGCGGCTGGAAGCAACAGCGGAGCCGGTGCAGCTATTTCCGGGCCAGCGGTTATGGCCGGTTCATCTGGGGCCGGCGCAGTGGGTACCATCAGCGTTGGGGGTGGCGAGAGAGAACGAGCCGGAAGTTCAACAGCAGGAATTAACAGCAGCGGCGGGACTGGGCCCTCTACCTGGCAGAATTTGGACGGATCGGGCAGCTTCCCTGACCCAGCATCTGCCCAGGGAGCGGGCATAAGCATTTTCGCCCCGTGGAGCAGCAACAGCGTGGGCGGCAATGCGGGGGTTGATCCCGGCAGAGCCGGCTTGTGGGGAGGGGGTATACAAAACGCAGGGTATACAAACAACAGTCTGTGGGGGTCTCCAGCCATGGATGATCGGCACCAGATGAGCAGCCCTGCAGCATTGTTGCCTGGAGACCTGCTGGGAGGAGGAGCAGACTCTATCTGA